The Verrucomicrobium spinosum DSM 4136 = JCM 18804 genome includes a region encoding these proteins:
- a CDS encoding endonuclease/exonuclease/phosphatase family protein, with protein sequence MQNMWRLIFLGLLVAISTPGYASEVVRLVTWNLKWFPGERPNATQDEKDRHFLEVAAVMPQFRADVLVLQEVRDQDSAEKLAKLMPGFQVHVVSRFKDEVGGAVGLQQIAIMSRFAADGAWAESWKRGWANAPRGYAYAKLIVEGRPLHVYGLHLKSNLGDPIKNTSKREDAVEQLLGHIKDQCKAGEPIVVVGDFNTSKEQVNLAGDRTLLKLEEQVSPGTSKPATDGRNRPARQIYITRAGHLNITLLNTSLSTSCEMGLKG encoded by the coding sequence ATGCAAAATATGTGGCGGTTGATCTTCCTCGGGCTGCTTGTGGCCATTTCCACACCTGGCTATGCCTCAGAGGTGGTCAGGCTGGTCACTTGGAATCTGAAGTGGTTTCCTGGTGAGAGGCCCAACGCTACCCAAGATGAGAAGGATCGGCACTTTCTAGAGGTTGCGGCCGTCATGCCACAGTTTCGAGCCGATGTTCTGGTTCTGCAGGAGGTTCGGGATCAAGACTCGGCTGAGAAGTTGGCAAAGCTAATGCCAGGTTTCCAAGTTCATGTCGTGAGCCGGTTCAAAGACGAGGTGGGTGGTGCAGTCGGTCTTCAACAAATTGCGATCATGTCCCGATTTGCTGCTGATGGTGCGTGGGCTGAATCTTGGAAGAGAGGATGGGCCAACGCGCCGCGAGGATATGCGTATGCGAAGCTGATCGTGGAAGGTCGTCCTCTTCACGTCTACGGGCTCCATCTGAAGAGCAACCTGGGGGATCCGATCAAGAACACATCCAAGAGGGAAGACGCCGTAGAGCAGCTTCTAGGGCACATTAAAGACCAATGCAAAGCGGGTGAACCGATTGTGGTAGTCGGCGACTTCAACACTTCAAAGGAGCAGGTCAACTTGGCGGGGGACCGCACTTTGTTGAAGTTGGAAGAACAGGTGTCACCGGGCACTTCAAAACCGGCCACCGATGGGCGGAATAGACCGGCCAGGCAAATCTACATAACTCGCGCTGGCCATTTGAACATTACCCTTTTAAACACTTCTCTGTCAACGAGTTGTGAGATGGGTTTAAAAGGGTAA
- a CDS encoding RHS repeat protein: MKGSLLVLLGLFVSSLAHAAVPPVFKYLNNALWSADRQGCFSKWWLCDEKITLDEATELPVRFLFNSKPRYVSDGCLGYGWWFPLLESTVTQSDETEVTVHSPGGFVYRLFRDPKKPDAYDSLDAAIAGKLLPGDAFEVVDKKEGWKFRYHKGRIVEATTPKGDELRWAYDGTRVGKISSKKKGDLLTARYGPTGHLERFELVPNKYWTEFGYTEFPVMAKALGKALPVRMLPSVGSIKDNQDYQGKIGYRPDEDGLLQAMSLEEQLGKGKQHDETFKWNVGSGAIASDGNRTYNVEIPEGVAAGARAKIVATDRDGKRESYSYDEKTGIWEHGLPDGSVKRTYFMLTPGMGYGKARKIETIEKGSTEPRLLALASFDNQGRTIRERIADALETTQYGAGLSRVVTKRDAGGSSILQVLKYDSLGRLVEKTEKNETRTDYVYEGASPLLHERITHLASGLKREIFDDRGDVVRCEYPDGSAEVMTYLSRGQLSRHVLRSGAIREFKYSGSKQISRLLNGKLTWSLMQHSQTGALYEVNFGSDGMARSIYDTASKRLLGFRESRMFAQLLVAVEAEAVKK; the protein is encoded by the coding sequence ATGAAAGGGAGTTTGCTCGTCCTGCTGGGGTTGTTTGTGTCTTCACTGGCGCATGCGGCAGTGCCGCCTGTGTTCAAGTACCTCAACAATGCTCTCTGGAGTGCTGATCGCCAGGGATGCTTCAGCAAGTGGTGGCTCTGTGACGAGAAGATCACGCTTGATGAGGCCACGGAGTTGCCGGTGCGGTTTTTGTTCAACAGCAAGCCACGTTATGTGTCAGATGGCTGCCTGGGATATGGTTGGTGGTTCCCGCTTTTGGAGAGCACAGTCACTCAGAGTGACGAAACTGAGGTGACGGTCCATTCGCCGGGCGGTTTCGTCTATCGCTTGTTCAGGGACCCCAAGAAGCCCGATGCGTATGATTCTCTGGATGCCGCCATAGCGGGCAAGTTGCTGCCAGGCGACGCATTTGAAGTGGTGGACAAGAAGGAAGGCTGGAAGTTTCGGTACCACAAAGGCCGGATTGTGGAGGCAACGACTCCCAAGGGTGACGAATTGAGGTGGGCCTACGATGGAACCAGAGTGGGCAAGATCAGCTCGAAAAAGAAGGGGGATCTGCTCACGGCCCGATACGGTCCGACCGGGCACTTGGAGAGGTTTGAACTTGTGCCCAACAAGTACTGGACGGAGTTCGGGTACACGGAGTTTCCTGTGATGGCGAAAGCTCTGGGGAAGGCGCTGCCCGTTCGCATGCTTCCCAGTGTCGGGTCAATCAAGGACAATCAGGACTACCAAGGCAAGATTGGCTACCGGCCTGATGAGGATGGTTTGCTGCAGGCGATGAGCCTGGAGGAACAGCTTGGCAAGGGAAAGCAGCATGACGAAACATTCAAATGGAACGTCGGAAGCGGAGCGATAGCATCTGATGGGAATCGCACGTACAACGTCGAGATCCCTGAGGGCGTTGCGGCCGGAGCGAGGGCGAAGATAGTCGCCACTGACCGTGACGGGAAGCGTGAGAGCTACTCCTATGATGAGAAGACCGGCATCTGGGAACATGGGTTGCCAGATGGATCGGTGAAGAGAACTTATTTTATGTTAACACCCGGGATGGGTTATGGGAAGGCCCGAAAGATAGAAACAATTGAAAAGGGTTCAACAGAGCCGAGACTTCTTGCGCTAGCAAGCTTTGACAATCAGGGGCGAACAATTAGGGAGAGAATTGCAGATGCTCTCGAAACTACGCAATATGGTGCTGGACTGAGCAGAGTTGTCACTAAGCGGGATGCGGGGGGCTCCAGTATACTGCAAGTCCTGAAGTACGACTCTCTTGGTCGTTTGGTAGAGAAGACTGAAAAGAACGAAACGCGAACCGACTACGTTTATGAAGGAGCTTCACCGTTATTGCACGAGCGAATTACACATTTGGCAAGTGGTCTGAAGCGCGAAATATTCGATGACCGTGGTGATGTGGTGAGATGTGAATACCCTGATGGAAGCGCCGAGGTTATGACCTATTTGAGTCGCGGACAACTTTCTCGACATGTGCTTAGAAGCGGTGCGATCCGTGAATTCAAGTATTCAGGATCTAAGCAGATAAGCCGTCTCCTAAACGGAAAGTTAACATGGAGTTTGATGCAGCACAGTCAGACGGGGGCTTTGTACGAGGTCAATTTTGGAAGCGACGGAATGGCGCGTTCCATATACGATACGGCATCGAAGCGACTCCTCGGATTCCGCGAATCGCGAATGTTTGCTCAATTGCTAGTTGCAGTTGAAGCGGAGGCGGTCAAAAAGTGA
- a CDS encoding O-antigen ligase family protein, translated as MRDYFFEGVRRLDWGLGNPNFTGALIATLMISLWIAAYLWKYGFWLSLSANAVLGACLVHTYSRGSVVALVGGTIVLVCCVRRWPANRIIACVVTAAALVGYSGYLGASKRYEPGFVAQDGSVVNRWAIYEKVPRMMWDAPEGWGAGRASDAYRQWYQETGRLEKYRQLVSSHLTWLVEFGWGIRIAYVLSWAAVIVLCFPGRAQHWLSVPLAVWICFGLSASFSDTAHQPWLWIVPTLSLVCVVVARVVVADWPSGILFAVSAVAGMMLLGVLAVLGGMGKGHLELALRQGIVTIGKGGEQLSVFVAKPDQAVLGAFYGHKLRSAAEDSNLAPRFHIQWKEHSRNIQDVDIAVVSGVGVAEEKLQFNPVAARRIWLINPGNPSNTVFEQLKEHGEVHVLLGAFWTGEAKLFWEPQGIASKRFTIEPCPLAGQYVPNWLTAVLSVEGATF; from the coding sequence ATGAGGGACTACTTTTTCGAGGGGGTGCGCCGTTTGGACTGGGGCCTTGGAAACCCCAATTTCACGGGAGCGTTGATTGCAACTCTCATGATCTCATTGTGGATAGCCGCTTATCTGTGGAAGTACGGATTCTGGCTCTCGTTATCAGCCAATGCCGTGCTTGGCGCGTGTCTGGTGCACACCTATTCACGCGGTTCGGTTGTCGCATTGGTCGGAGGAACCATTGTCCTCGTCTGCTGCGTGAGACGATGGCCCGCGAACAGAATCATTGCATGTGTGGTCACCGCTGCGGCTCTGGTCGGCTACAGTGGCTATTTAGGTGCCTCAAAACGCTATGAACCAGGTTTTGTCGCGCAAGATGGTTCAGTGGTTAATCGATGGGCTATTTATGAAAAGGTGCCCAGGATGATGTGGGATGCCCCGGAGGGCTGGGGAGCTGGGCGGGCGAGCGATGCGTACAGACAATGGTATCAGGAGACGGGTCGACTTGAGAAGTACCGTCAGCTTGTGAGCAGTCATTTGACCTGGCTAGTCGAGTTTGGATGGGGAATCCGAATAGCCTATGTCTTGTCTTGGGCCGCCGTCATCGTCCTTTGCTTTCCGGGAAGAGCTCAACACTGGTTGTCTGTTCCATTGGCGGTGTGGATATGCTTTGGTCTTTCCGCATCCTTCAGTGACACTGCCCATCAACCGTGGCTTTGGATAGTGCCAACCCTCTCGCTCGTCTGTGTCGTTGTGGCCCGTGTTGTTGTTGCCGACTGGCCTTCTGGTATTCTATTCGCGGTCTCGGCTGTTGCCGGAATGATGCTCCTGGGAGTGTTGGCGGTATTGGGGGGTATGGGAAAAGGCCATCTGGAACTTGCTCTCCGCCAGGGGATCGTGACTATCGGGAAAGGAGGTGAGCAGCTTTCCGTTTTTGTAGCCAAGCCTGATCAAGCAGTCCTCGGCGCGTTTTACGGACACAAGCTTCGATCCGCTGCTGAGGATAGCAATTTAGCACCGAGATTTCACATACAATGGAAGGAGCATAGTCGAAACATTCAGGATGTGGACATAGCGGTAGTTTCGGGTGTTGGTGTCGCGGAAGAGAAGTTGCAGTTCAACCCGGTGGCTGCGAGGCGAATCTGGTTGATCAATCCTGGCAATCCCTCCAACACTGTCTTTGAGCAACTCAAGGAACACGGTGAGGTTCATGTGTTGTTGGGGGCATTCTGGACAGGTGAAGCAAAACTTTTTTGGGAGCCCCAAGGAATTGCGTCCAAGAGGTTCACAATCGAACCCTGTCCCTTGGCAGGTCAATATGTTCCGAATTGGCTAACCGCTGTTCTGAGTGTTGAGGGTGCTACTTTTTGA